A single window of Bradyrhizobium daqingense DNA harbors:
- a CDS encoding glycosyltransferase family 25 protein yields the protein MGSPLRIVAISLAGSVRRERASANLESLEIPWTFFDALRVPAKGLPQYDEALAIRLWGRGLSRAEIGCAASHMSVMAQVAASDADNSWTLVIEDDVILDAGFSFQFLPDICKVAGIGYLRLYGRHMAPCKHVAWLDQRELVRFERAPMGTQAYLISGHAARRFIDSVTTIHRPIDWEMDRFWANGLHNYALFPFPCLELTLTSSIAKAAESVREPTALDRAARFAWKSKEYVLRLTENLRLRQSDRRIRACLAGATSLSGPMPETIRTIESA from the coding sequence ATGGGCAGCCCTCTCAGAATTGTGGCGATTAGTTTGGCCGGTTCCGTGCGCCGCGAGCGCGCGAGTGCGAATCTGGAATCGCTTGAGATTCCATGGACCTTCTTTGACGCCTTACGTGTGCCAGCCAAGGGGCTCCCGCAATATGATGAGGCGCTGGCCATCCGCCTTTGGGGCAGGGGCCTTTCACGTGCCGAGATCGGCTGCGCAGCGAGTCATATGAGCGTCATGGCGCAAGTGGCGGCGTCAGACGCCGACAATTCATGGACACTTGTGATCGAAGACGACGTCATTCTCGATGCTGGGTTCAGCTTTCAATTTCTTCCGGACATCTGCAAGGTTGCTGGGATCGGTTATCTCCGGCTGTATGGACGACACATGGCGCCCTGTAAGCACGTGGCTTGGCTGGATCAGCGGGAATTGGTGCGGTTTGAGCGTGCGCCAATGGGAACGCAGGCATATCTGATCTCTGGCCATGCCGCGCGTCGATTCATCGATAGCGTGACAACGATCCATCGGCCAATCGACTGGGAGATGGACCGCTTCTGGGCAAATGGCCTCCACAATTATGCCTTGTTTCCTTTTCCGTGTCTTGAGCTGACGCTGACATCTTCGATCGCAAAGGCCGCGGAGTCGGTCCGCGAGCCTACTGCGCTCGATAGAGCGGCGCGGTTTGCGTGGAAATCAAAGGAGTATGTTCTGCGCCTGACGGAAAATCTCCGTCTTCGCCAGTCCGACAGGCGGATTCGCGCCTGCCTCGCCGGCGCAACCAGTCTTTCCGGGCCAATGCCGGAAACAATTCGTACGATCGAAAGCGCGTAG
- a CDS encoding family 16 glycosylhydrolase: MSVSGSVLRLGARKATAREQAFLTPTDRSNTEGVRPHLSAMIHTAGVFPYYPTTNAVIIEIRARFSPRLTNPAGFHPAFWTYSVAPVLNPTGNEWDLECNSQGMHFSNIVHTSGSISTNNSAGPFDYMDGTFHVFSFVFRNGGNTQLYVDGDLRSQFAGVDSNTKNMPSFVLLTSHIFNNTFAGEAYDAAAWANSATGAYLDVDWIRGWRTAGVKHWKPLVSVADLNVDYDGKGEIVLPSAKALWGDASVTEFVQVVQLRTGYDGADDVYAIPGRNFVRYGVAQDQGGLHSRQGQCRAVSCCRLWLQT; encoded by the coding sequence ATGTCGGTCTCCGGCTCGGTGCTGCGCCTCGGAGCGCGCAAGGCAACCGCGCGCGAGCAGGCATTCCTTACGCCGACCGACCGGTCCAACACCGAAGGCGTGCGGCCGCATCTCTCCGCGATGATCCATACGGCCGGGGTTTTTCCATACTACCCGACCACCAACGCCGTCATCATCGAGATACGTGCCCGGTTCAGCCCCCGGCTTACGAATCCGGCCGGCTTTCATCCCGCGTTCTGGACCTATTCGGTCGCACCCGTGCTCAATCCAACCGGCAACGAGTGGGACCTGGAGTGCAACTCTCAAGGGATGCACTTCAGCAATATCGTCCACACCTCGGGTTCAATCTCGACCAACAACAGCGCCGGACCATTCGACTATATGGATGGCACGTTCCACGTCTTCAGCTTTGTCTTTCGAAACGGCGGAAACACCCAGCTCTACGTCGATGGCGACCTTCGATCTCAGTTTGCCGGCGTGGATTCTAATACAAAGAATATGCCTTCATTTGTGCTGCTGACGTCACACATATTCAATAACACGTTCGCAGGCGAGGCGTATGACGCCGCAGCGTGGGCCAACTCGGCGACCGGGGCCTATCTCGATGTCGACTGGATCCGAGGCTGGCGGACGGCAGGCGTCAAGCATTGGAAGCCTCTGGTTTCGGTCGCAGATCTCAATGTCGATTACGACGGCAAGGGCGAGATTGTGCTGCCGAGCGCCAAGGCCCTCTGGGGTGATGCGAGCGTTACCGAATTCGTCCAGGTCGTACAGCTCCGAACCGGGTATGACGGAGCAGACGACGTTTACGCAATTCCCGGAAGGAATTTCGTACGATACGGCGTCGCGCAGGATCAAGGCGGACTTCACAGCCGGCAAGGGCAATGCCGGGCGGTCTCATGTTGTCGTTTATGGCTACAAACCTGA
- a CDS encoding Ig domain-containing protein, translated as MPKILSVKGLPQGLSFDRSTGRINGVPTATGGSNLTISCANNAGQTTESTTKFTVHAHDRANPPYGGMMLDPQP; from the coding sequence ATGCCGAAGATCTTGTCCGTCAAAGGACTGCCGCAGGGGCTTTCCTTTGACCGATCCACCGGACGGATCAATGGCGTCCCTACGGCAACGGGGGGCAGCAACCTGACAATCTCATGCGCAAATAATGCGGGCCAGACGACAGAGAGCACGACAAAGTTCACCGTCCACGCGCACGATCGGGCGAACCCCCCGTACGGTGGGATGATGCTCGACCCTCAACCTTGA
- a CDS encoding polysaccharide pyruvyl transferase family protein codes for MGSFADASNAVRCCDATDGTELRTMAKIPMKDSRTLIAEMQDEIEKVIGPHLEGVENFALVDFPNHSNVGDSAIWLGEETYLQKKLGRAPSYVCTYDTWSKEEFERAVPVGPILVHGGGNFGDLWPSHQEFRLRLLSEFPDRQIIQLPQTIHFSSKASLKRAAEIINSHKKFRILVRDVQSLNIATTEFTAPVDLCPDMAFCLGAQSSPAAITRKLLLLLRTDHERVEQKRFPPLPNFAVVEDWLIEQRGLGKWLFVKALLETALLVLKGRTPSELDVRIKWFHLLASNRVARGMRQVGSSAYVITDRLHTHIFCVLLNVPHSVLDNNYGKISTFVDAWSKPFEKLSRPLSTSVDSALANFQNICQSNSAPTDQG; via the coding sequence ATGGGAAGTTTTGCCGATGCATCGAACGCCGTTCGATGCTGTGATGCGACCGACGGGACCGAACTCAGGACGATGGCCAAAATTCCCATGAAGGATTCTCGTACACTGATTGCAGAAATGCAGGATGAGATCGAAAAGGTTATCGGGCCTCATCTGGAGGGTGTTGAGAATTTCGCGCTGGTGGATTTCCCCAACCACTCGAATGTGGGCGACAGCGCGATATGGTTGGGCGAAGAGACCTATCTGCAGAAAAAGCTAGGCCGAGCGCCGTCCTACGTCTGCACCTATGACACCTGGTCAAAGGAAGAGTTTGAAAGAGCCGTTCCTGTCGGACCTATCCTTGTCCATGGTGGGGGCAATTTCGGCGACCTGTGGCCCAGCCATCAGGAGTTTCGGCTCAGGCTTCTGTCGGAGTTTCCGGATCGCCAGATCATTCAGTTGCCGCAAACCATACACTTCTCCTCGAAAGCAAGTCTCAAGCGCGCCGCGGAGATCATCAACTCGCATAAAAAATTCCGGATTCTGGTTCGCGACGTGCAAAGTTTGAACATCGCGACAACGGAATTTACTGCGCCCGTCGACCTCTGTCCGGACATGGCATTCTGCCTGGGGGCGCAGAGCTCGCCAGCGGCAATAACCAGGAAATTGTTGCTGCTGCTCCGAACCGATCACGAGAGGGTGGAGCAAAAGCGTTTTCCGCCGCTCCCAAACTTTGCAGTTGTCGAGGACTGGCTCATCGAACAACGAGGCTTGGGAAAGTGGTTGTTTGTCAAGGCGCTGCTTGAGACGGCGCTCCTCGTGCTCAAGGGCAGGACGCCGTCGGAGCTCGACGTGCGCATTAAGTGGTTTCACCTTCTGGCATCGAACCGTGTAGCCCGTGGAATGAGGCAGGTTGGATCGTCGGCCTACGTGATCACGGACCGGCTTCACACGCATATCTTTTGCGTGTTGCTGAATGTGCCGCACTCGGTCCTTGACAACAATTATGGAAAAATTAGCACGTTCGTCGATGCGTGGAGCAAGCCCTTCGAAAAGTTGAGCCGGCCATTGAGCACGAGTGTGGACAGCGCCCTCGCAAACTTTCAAAATATTTGCCAGAGCAATTCGGCCCCGACGGATCAAGGTTGA
- a CDS encoding FkbM family methyltransferase: MIGLLKDYVKARLLDNDFMISGTSKEEELREFFRDLFPVVTDKKLIRLGGSADGGYLVPDDLEGCVGCFSPGVYNVSDFELGLAERGIPCFLADFSVDAPVIHNDLLDFEKKFLGNENNAKFMTLESWMSRKGPQSGDLILQMDIEGGEYEVLIETSCNDLKRFRMMIIEFHSLDRILNPIGLKLIGAVFKKITKHFDVVHIHPNNYFKPVEYRDFEVPPIMEFSFLRKDRVSRRAPARSFPHDLDRKNVANRDDVVLPKCWFAPE; the protein is encoded by the coding sequence ATGATCGGTTTGTTGAAAGACTACGTAAAGGCACGCCTGCTTGATAACGACTTTATGATATCCGGCACCTCAAAGGAGGAGGAGCTCAGGGAATTCTTCCGGGACCTTTTCCCTGTCGTGACGGACAAGAAATTGATTCGACTAGGCGGATCGGCTGATGGCGGCTATCTGGTTCCGGACGACCTCGAGGGCTGCGTCGGTTGCTTTTCACCGGGCGTCTACAACGTTTCTGACTTCGAGCTCGGCCTTGCCGAACGCGGCATCCCGTGTTTCCTCGCTGACTTCTCGGTGGATGCACCCGTGATCCACAATGACCTGCTCGATTTCGAAAAGAAATTCCTCGGAAACGAAAACAACGCCAAGTTCATGACTCTTGAGAGCTGGATGTCGAGAAAGGGCCCTCAGAGCGGCGATCTCATCCTCCAGATGGACATTGAAGGCGGCGAATACGAGGTTCTCATCGAAACAAGTTGCAACGACCTGAAGCGCTTCAGGATGATGATCATCGAGTTCCATTCCTTAGACAGAATTCTCAATCCCATCGGTCTCAAGCTCATCGGAGCTGTTTTCAAGAAGATCACCAAGCACTTCGACGTCGTACACATTCATCCGAACAATTACTTCAAACCCGTCGAATATAGGGACTTCGAGGTTCCGCCGATCATGGAATTCTCGTTCTTGCGTAAGGACCGCGTTTCTCGCCGGGCGCCTGCGAGAAGCTTTCCTCACGACCTCGACAGGAAGAACGTCGCGAACAGGGATGATGTCGTGCTGCCAAAATGCTGGTTCGCTCCGGAGTGA
- the gmd gene encoding GDP-mannose 4,6-dehydratase: protein MNERSKRRVALITGVTGQDGAYLAEYLIGLGYIVHGIKRRSSSFNTARVDHLYQDPHAGNVPFLMHYGDMTDSTNLIRLMQQIRPTEIYNLAAQSHVAVSFESPEYTANADAIGTLRLLEAIRILGMEKETRFYQASTSELYGLVQEVPQKETTPFYPRSPYAVAKLYAYWITVNYREAYGMFASNGILFNHESPIRGETFVTRKITRAVARIETGLEATLYLGNLEAKRDWGHARDYVEGMHMILQADRPDDFVLATGETRSVRDFVELAFAEVGRKVEWRGKGVEETGFDEKSGRIVVRIDPTYFRPTEVDLLIGDPSKVREKLGWKSRTPFAQLVKEMVACDLLEARREANGKHSI from the coding sequence ATGAATGAAAGGTCGAAGCGCCGCGTCGCGCTGATTACGGGCGTCACCGGTCAGGACGGTGCCTATCTCGCCGAGTATCTGATCGGCCTGGGCTACATCGTCCACGGCATCAAGCGGCGATCGTCCTCATTCAACACCGCCCGTGTCGATCATCTTTATCAGGATCCGCATGCCGGCAATGTGCCGTTCCTAATGCATTACGGAGACATGACTGATTCAACAAACCTGATCCGCTTAATGCAGCAGATCCGGCCAACCGAGATCTACAATCTGGCTGCACAAAGCCATGTGGCGGTCAGCTTCGAGAGCCCGGAATATACCGCGAACGCGGATGCGATCGGAACGCTGCGGCTGTTGGAAGCCATCCGTATTCTCGGCATGGAGAAGGAAACGCGATTCTATCAGGCGTCCACCTCCGAACTCTACGGCCTCGTGCAGGAGGTGCCGCAGAAGGAAACGACCCCCTTCTACCCGCGCTCTCCTTACGCGGTGGCGAAGCTATATGCCTATTGGATCACGGTGAACTACCGCGAGGCCTACGGCATGTTCGCCTCGAACGGCATCCTCTTCAACCACGAGAGCCCGATCCGCGGCGAAACCTTCGTCACCCGCAAGATCACGCGTGCCGTTGCCCGCATCGAGACGGGCCTCGAAGCGACGCTGTATCTCGGGAATCTCGAGGCCAAGCGCGACTGGGGCCACGCCAGGGATTATGTCGAAGGGATGCACATGATCCTGCAGGCCGATCGGCCCGACGATTTCGTGCTGGCAACCGGGGAGACCCGCTCGGTGCGCGACTTCGTGGAGCTCGCTTTTGCCGAAGTCGGCCGCAAAGTCGAATGGCGGGGCAAGGGCGTCGAGGAAACCGGTTTCGACGAAAAGTCAGGCAGGATCGTTGTGCGGATCGACCCGACCTATTTCCGTCCCACCGAGGTGGATCTCCTGATCGGCGATCCCAGCAAAGTGCGCGAGAAGCTCGGCTGGAAATCCAGGACCCCGTTCGCGCAACTGGTCAAGGAAATGGTGGCTTGCGATTTGCTCGAGGCCAGGCGAGAGGCCAATGGCAAGCACTCCATTTGA
- a CDS encoding lipopolysaccharide biosynthesis protein, whose product MVATGARTALPLSKNSIAIGAAWIGVSRLVVASLGFLNTLILARMLTPEDFGLVAVATAIIAVLTSMTELSLASALIHHKDPSEDQFHAAWTLSLARACLLALLLSLLAYPVSLSYGDRRLIPILLVLSCSIMISGLRNPMLAMMQRQLVFWQEFVTSSSRALATILVSSGIAICFRSYWALIAGAVVANFIDVVASYLIQPFRPKFRIKGSRSLFSFSVWLSLGQAVSTLNWRFDQIIIGYFLGKSALGGYVLGSDLAATPTREATNPLAGTLFPAFVRLRDDKAALQRAYLSAQSMLCAIAFPAGFGFALIADQFVPLALGDAWAGATIVIQLLGGAIALHTLSATVQPLGLALGQTRRLFHRDVAILIVRLPVIVAGLWTGGIVGLLVARVAVTLGGVVYNMVLVRELIDTSVSRQLLVNLRTALSTCAMIIVGLLTNWAFITSFGHESHAYARLIAVVLVSALAYVGSLFGLWRAAGAPAGPEREILRILGAIANRFGKTGKIVDENRAVG is encoded by the coding sequence ATGGTCGCTACTGGTGCGCGTACGGCGCTCCCTTTGTCGAAAAATTCAATCGCCATCGGAGCTGCCTGGATCGGCGTGAGCCGGCTGGTGGTTGCCAGTCTCGGCTTCCTGAACACGCTCATCCTGGCGCGAATGCTCACGCCGGAAGATTTCGGCTTGGTTGCTGTCGCGACGGCCATCATTGCTGTTCTGACGTCGATGACTGAACTGTCCCTGGCATCGGCGCTGATTCACCACAAGGATCCAAGTGAAGATCAATTTCACGCCGCGTGGACGCTGAGCCTGGCTCGCGCCTGCCTGCTCGCACTCTTGCTGTCGTTGCTCGCTTATCCGGTGTCATTGTCCTACGGCGATCGCCGTTTGATTCCGATCCTGTTGGTCCTGAGCTGTTCGATCATGATATCCGGCCTCCGAAACCCGATGCTAGCGATGATGCAGCGTCAACTCGTCTTCTGGCAGGAATTTGTGACGAGCAGCAGCCGGGCGCTTGCAACTATCCTCGTCTCTTCCGGGATCGCCATTTGCTTCAGGAGCTACTGGGCGCTGATCGCCGGGGCGGTAGTCGCCAACTTTATCGATGTCGTCGCCTCTTATCTGATCCAGCCGTTCCGGCCGAAATTCCGGATAAAGGGTAGCCGCTCGCTATTCTCGTTCTCTGTGTGGCTATCGCTCGGGCAGGCCGTCAGCACGCTGAACTGGCGTTTCGACCAGATTATCATCGGATATTTTCTCGGGAAATCCGCCCTGGGTGGATATGTGCTGGGCAGCGATCTGGCCGCGACGCCAACACGAGAAGCAACAAATCCGCTTGCCGGGACGCTGTTTCCCGCTTTCGTGAGGCTGAGAGACGATAAAGCCGCCCTTCAACGAGCCTATCTGTCGGCGCAATCAATGCTGTGTGCGATCGCCTTTCCAGCCGGGTTCGGCTTCGCGTTGATCGCCGATCAGTTCGTTCCGCTCGCGCTGGGTGATGCGTGGGCAGGCGCGACAATTGTGATCCAGCTCCTCGGTGGTGCAATTGCGTTGCATACGCTCAGCGCGACGGTGCAACCCCTTGGTCTGGCGCTTGGGCAGACGCGCAGACTATTTCATCGCGACGTTGCGATCCTGATCGTGAGGCTTCCTGTCATTGTTGCGGGCCTGTGGACAGGAGGGATAGTTGGCCTGCTCGTCGCTCGCGTGGCAGTTACGCTCGGCGGTGTGGTCTACAATATGGTCCTGGTCCGCGAATTGATCGACACTTCTGTCTCTCGGCAGCTTCTCGTGAATCTGAGGACCGCTTTGTCCACTTGCGCGATGATCATTGTCGGTCTTCTGACCAATTGGGCCTTCATTACATCTTTTGGCCATGAGTCTCACGCCTATGCTCGGTTGATCGCTGTCGTTCTCGTGAGCGCTCTTGCCTATGTCGGGTCACTCTTTGGACTCTGGCGAGCGGCAGGCGCGCCGGCCGGGCCCGAGCGTGAGATCCTGCGAATCCTCGGCGCAATCGCCAACAGGTTCGGGAAAACTGGGAAAATCGTCGATGAAAACCGAGCAGTCGGGTGA
- a CDS encoding glycosyltransferase family 61 protein codes for MKSKVRDVRQILRAALRGSPSRLCDHRTWRSEHPHTWLTAVEGEVLARKAPIRFGSRDAGFGEIVENRMPELGILRLDKARILGPDGWLVTEDGTLLYESSWYGSSFSRHPRSIAYGTALPLSGTCLSLASDFAGGNYGHFLLDCLGRLALFRKSGLSLDDVDYIYLPKPASGTAAKLVRRLGIPMHKCVWAGQGDIQADLVIGTSFPGLRRNYAPWLTEFFRLQVAKSPLRHDRRVYVPRKGQRKVANEEELMPALKKFGFQIYDFDDVEDEAAFFSECSIVVGPHGAGLTNLVFCSPGTKVLELIPSDHVHPYYYTIATSAGADYSYIVGDSQGTRLPGAFGPSPFDFEVAPDIFERALEAICQ; via the coding sequence ATGAAATCAAAGGTTCGCGACGTCAGGCAAATCCTGCGGGCTGCATTGCGCGGCAGCCCGAGCCGGCTTTGTGATCATCGCACGTGGCGAAGTGAGCATCCGCATACCTGGCTGACTGCCGTCGAGGGAGAGGTGCTGGCGCGGAAGGCGCCGATTCGATTCGGCAGCCGCGATGCAGGGTTCGGTGAAATCGTTGAAAATAGAATGCCCGAGTTGGGCATTCTCCGCCTGGACAAGGCTCGTATCCTCGGTCCCGACGGCTGGCTCGTGACCGAGGATGGAACACTGCTCTACGAGAGCTCCTGGTACGGATCGTCGTTTTCGCGCCACCCCCGATCAATTGCCTACGGCACCGCGCTGCCGCTAAGCGGCACCTGTCTCTCGCTGGCGAGCGATTTTGCCGGAGGAAACTATGGGCATTTCCTGCTCGATTGTTTGGGACGCCTAGCGCTCTTTCGGAAAAGTGGCTTGTCGCTCGATGATGTCGATTATATCTATTTGCCGAAGCCCGCGTCCGGAACCGCAGCCAAACTCGTTCGCCGGCTTGGAATTCCAATGCACAAGTGCGTGTGGGCTGGCCAGGGGGATATTCAGGCCGACCTCGTGATCGGCACGTCGTTTCCAGGTTTGCGGCGGAACTATGCGCCGTGGCTTACGGAGTTCTTCCGCTTGCAGGTGGCCAAGTCGCCGCTTCGTCACGACAGGCGCGTATATGTTCCGCGCAAGGGGCAAAGGAAGGTCGCCAATGAAGAAGAGCTGATGCCTGCACTGAAAAAGTTCGGATTCCAGATTTACGACTTTGATGACGTCGAGGATGAAGCGGCGTTTTTTTCGGAATGCTCGATTGTCGTTGGCCCACATGGTGCGGGCCTGACCAATCTCGTATTCTGCTCGCCTGGAACGAAAGTGCTGGAACTAATCCCCTCAGACCACGTGCACCCCTACTACTACACGATCGCAACGTCCGCCGGCGCCGATTATTCTTACATCGTCGGGGATAGCCAGGGAACGCGCCTGCCGGGGGCGTTTGGGCCCAGTCCATTCGATTTCGAGGTCGCGCCTGACATCTTCGAGCGCGCACTGGAGGCCATCTGTCAATGA
- a CDS encoding glycoside hydrolase family 16 protein, with amino-acid sequence MTAVVRRQVLCAASLLFALGSATPAWCAGWELVFSDEFNGDKLDRTKWATRYIYNNETMDRFNDEKQRYRDNHVVSEGALNLTAKKNEGTDTFDSAMIRSHQTFYYGYYEARVFLPNARGSWPAFWLEADYDIDGKFWHPPEIDIFEYVINGVEDKPNMLHSNAMSKDKWTPQSYTYVDSSFVLRFQDLVSKEDLNKDWHIAGFVWAPDRISFFWDGRLIYTRMYQWLRKDGQLGPPAHIDLNYAVGGAAWAGRHGIDDAAFPQTFKIDYVRVCQFTSSEQGSRKCGPSDVTPDPSEFGYRAALNDMPKPTFLNVTNVVADKKPDAGVLSLSTTDPLKIEIPIKIPDDYPTNRTLHAYVFDATTGAMVASAKKPLQQVSRKEGGVSVAEFALPAVPREGNYLLGSKLTAEVAGEVGPKEVPVTCDTTVVQPKKARSCRLLSLHVRR; translated from the coding sequence ATGACCGCAGTCGTGCGCAGGCAAGTTCTTTGCGCCGCCTCACTCCTTTTTGCACTCGGATCCGCAACGCCGGCCTGGTGCGCCGGCTGGGAGCTGGTGTTTTCGGATGAGTTCAACGGCGACAAGCTTGATCGAACCAAATGGGCCACACGATACATCTACAACAACGAAACGATGGATCGTTTCAACGATGAAAAGCAACGCTACCGCGACAACCACGTGGTGTCAGAAGGTGCGCTGAATCTGACCGCAAAAAAGAATGAGGGGACGGACACGTTTGATTCCGCGATGATCCGGAGCCATCAGACGTTCTACTACGGCTACTATGAAGCGCGGGTCTTTCTTCCGAACGCGCGGGGATCGTGGCCGGCATTCTGGCTTGAGGCCGATTACGATATCGATGGAAAGTTCTGGCATCCGCCGGAGATCGACATTTTCGAGTACGTCATCAACGGCGTGGAAGACAAGCCGAACATGCTGCACTCGAATGCTATGAGTAAAGATAAGTGGACGCCGCAGTCCTATACATATGTGGACAGCTCATTCGTGCTCAGGTTTCAGGACCTAGTTAGCAAGGAGGATCTGAACAAGGACTGGCATATTGCCGGCTTCGTTTGGGCTCCCGACCGCATTTCATTCTTCTGGGACGGCCGTCTCATCTACACGCGCATGTACCAGTGGCTCAGAAAGGACGGCCAGCTCGGGCCGCCGGCGCATATCGATCTCAATTACGCCGTCGGCGGAGCAGCCTGGGCCGGCCGTCACGGGATCGATGATGCGGCTTTCCCGCAGACGTTCAAGATCGACTACGTCCGCGTCTGCCAGTTCACGTCCTCCGAGCAGGGGAGCCGAAAATGCGGTCCGAGCGACGTGACACCGGATCCGAGTGAATTTGGATATAGGGCGGCGCTCAACGACATGCCCAAGCCGACATTCCTCAACGTTACGAATGTGGTAGCGGACAAGAAGCCGGATGCGGGGGTATTGTCGCTGAGCACGACCGATCCACTCAAGATCGAAATTCCGATCAAGATCCCGGACGACTATCCGACAAATCGAACGCTCCATGCGTACGTGTTCGATGCAACAACCGGCGCCATGGTCGCATCTGCAAAGAAGCCGCTGCAACAGGTCTCTCGCAAGGAAGGAGGTGTCAGCGTGGCCGAATTCGCGCTGCCGGCCGTGCCGCGTGAAGGAAACTACCTGCTGGGCAGCAAACTGACAGCTGAAGTCGCGGGCGAAGTTGGCCCCAAAGAGGTTCCCGTTACTTGCGACACCACGGTTGTCCAGCCCAAAAAAGCCAGATCTTGCCGTCTATTGTCGCTGCATGTGCGCCGCTGA
- a CDS encoding acyltransferase family protein, giving the protein MVFVYHVVHSGLPTFDLFAGGLLGEALQTGKFGVEFFFGISGIVILPSLYRASSVLTFMLDRYARILPVLWASVIAIAIFGWLSGKGPSLLLVGANLLAPPPFIEIVQINPAAWSLGYEFLFYGVCAVVFLISRISRPLALALAASSLILLVYYPRALLMIGGVLIAEKYLSSTLLQHLAKYPAIFFVLFLTVWRGLELVSATDYVGFVTPAYLSFRDWISAFPFVVLGGVFGTIFLLGMSHGNGLFGRMLRCQVMQWLGTISFSFYLWPPIVMAGVKLIMYRAGMVNALGEGSQLFFLLVSLPPSLIIATISHRFLEVKVTRQIRKRFDRGLEARPELRPMIKRSTALKEGA; this is encoded by the coding sequence ATGGTATTCGTCTATCACGTTGTTCACTCCGGACTCCCGACGTTCGATCTGTTTGCCGGGGGGCTGTTGGGGGAAGCGCTGCAGACCGGAAAATTCGGTGTCGAGTTCTTCTTCGGCATCAGTGGAATCGTCATTCTACCAAGCTTGTATCGTGCATCCTCGGTCTTGACCTTTATGCTTGATCGCTATGCGAGGATTCTCCCTGTGCTCTGGGCGAGCGTGATCGCGATCGCGATTTTTGGCTGGCTTTCAGGAAAGGGCCCAAGTCTGCTGCTAGTTGGTGCAAATCTGTTGGCGCCGCCTCCATTTATCGAAATCGTCCAGATCAATCCCGCCGCTTGGTCGCTCGGATACGAATTCCTGTTCTATGGAGTATGTGCCGTCGTTTTCCTCATCAGCCGCATCAGTCGACCGCTGGCGCTGGCATTGGCCGCCAGTTCGCTGATCTTGCTCGTGTACTATCCCCGCGCGCTCCTGATGATCGGGGGCGTGCTCATTGCGGAGAAGTATCTCTCGTCGACCTTGTTACAACACCTGGCCAAATACCCAGCGATCTTCTTCGTGCTATTTCTGACTGTCTGGAGAGGCCTCGAGCTTGTCAGCGCAACGGACTATGTGGGCTTTGTTACGCCGGCCTATCTGTCATTCCGCGACTGGATCTCTGCTTTCCCATTTGTTGTTCTTGGAGGCGTCTTTGGGACCATTTTCCTGCTGGGCATGTCCCACGGCAACGGGCTGTTCGGAAGAATGCTGCGTTGCCAAGTTATGCAGTGGCTGGGAACGATCAGCTTCAGTTTTTATCTCTGGCCTCCCATCGTCATGGCCGGAGTCAAGCTGATCATGTACCGGGCGGGCATGGTCAATGCATTGGGGGAGGGATCGCAATTATTTTTCCTCCTCGTTTCGCTTCCGCCGTCCCTTATCATTGCGACTATCAGTCATCGCTTTCTTGAAGTGAAGGTGACGAGACAGATTCGAAAAAGGTTCGACAGGGGCTTGGAAGCAAGGCCGGAACTCCGGCCGATGATCAAGCGCTCGACAGCGCTCAAGGAGGGCGCCTAA